The proteins below come from a single Alnus glutinosa chromosome 9, dhAlnGlut1.1, whole genome shotgun sequence genomic window:
- the LOC133876980 gene encoding probable LRR receptor-like serine/threonine-protein kinase At1g06840 isoform X3, with protein MNNNSISGQIPPELSRLRNLFHFLLDNNNLSGYLPPNFSELPNLRILQLDNNNFDGASIPPSYSNMSNLLKLSLRNCNLRGPIPDFSQIPNLYYLDLSSNQLNGSIPPNRLAENVTTIYLSNNKLEGPVPSNFSSLPRLQRLSIANNSLNGSIPSTIWQNKNLTSNESLIVELQNNKLSNVTGTTNLPQNVSVWLRGNPLCSNSNLLQFCESESDYDYKSQGSINVTFNCSDCPPSFEYSPTSPIPCLCAAPLLVRYRLKSPGFTDFRPYKDVFEQYLTSALGLFPYQLYLDSFTWEKGPRLGMFLKLFPDYSKNSFLFNQSEVQRVMSKFTSWGIVDSDLFGPYELLDFTLSDVYKEGKKSDSSRTMIIVVVVIVFVVLVICICVCIYLRVKKRKKKVETVDEIISVESLQFNFATIRVATENFSDANKLGQGGFGVVYKGMLSDGQEIAVKRLSSVSRQGDQEFKNEVLLMAKIQHRNLIRLLGFCLEGNERLLIYELMPNASLDQFLFDPIKRLHLDWERRYKIIFGIARGLLYLHEDSQFRIIHRDLKTSNILLDSKMNPKIADFGMARLFVLDQTDGNTSRIVGTYGYMAPEYAMHGHFSIKSDVFSFGVLVLEMVSGQKNSYFLIGENFENLLSHAWRNWTEGTASNLIDPTLRASSTSEIMRCIHIGLLCVQENVVDRPTMASIVHMLDGHPITLSVPSWPAFFRHTIVESNMSSNQSFQVSTNEASISELCPR; from the exons ATGAACAACAATTCGATTAGCGGGCAAATCCCACCTGAGCTATCTAGATTACGAAATCTTTTTCACTT CCTTCTTGATAATAACAATTTATCAGGGTATCTTCCACCAAACTTTTCCGAACTGCCAAATTTACGAATCCT TCAGCTTGATAACAATAACTTTGATGGGGCTTCAATTCCACCTTCTTATAGCAACATGTCTAATTTGCTAAAGTT GAGCCTTAGGAACTGCAACTTGCGCGGACCAATTCCAGATTTTAGCCAAATACCAAACCTTTATTATTT AGACCTCAGTTCAAATCAGCTAAATGGATCCATACCTCCAAATAGGCTTGCTGAGAATGTCACGACTAT CTATTTATCCAACAACAAGCTTGAGGGACCAGTTCCCTCCAACTTTTCAAGTCTTCCTCGTCTTCAGAGACT GTCAATTGCGAACAATTCATTGAATGGCTCCATTCCATCCACCATTTGGCAAAATaagaatttgacttcaaatgAAAGCCTTATAGT GGAATTGCAGAATAATAAGCTTTCGAATGTTACAGGCACTACTAATCTACCTCAGAATGTCTCTGTCTG GCTTCGAGGGAACCCCTTATGCTCAAACTCCAACCTACTCCAGTTTTGTGAATCTGAAAGTGATTACGACTATAAAAGTCAGGGATCAATAAATGTCACTTTTAATTGTTCAGACTGCCCACCCTCTTTTGAATATTCCCCTACATCTCCTATACCTTGTTTATGTGCTGCCCCTCTGCTTGTTAGATATCGATTGAAAAGTCCTGGATTCACAGATTTTCGTCCGTACAAAGATGTGTTTGAGCAGTACCTGACATCTGCTCTTGGGTTATTTCCTTACCAGCTGTACCTCGATTCATTTACATGGGAAAAAGGACCTCGACTTGGAATGTTCTTGAAGCTCTTTCCTGATTATAGCAAAAATTCATTTCTATTCAATCAGAGTGAGGTTCAGCGAGTCATGAGCAAGTTCACATCATGGGGTATTGTTGATAGTGACTTATTTGGACCTTATGAACTTCTGGACTTCACTCTATCGGACGTTTATAAAGAAG GGAAGAAGAGTGACTCATCCCGAACTATGATTATAGTTGTGGTGGTTATTGTTTTTGTGGTCTTAGTAATCTGCATCTGCGTCTGTATCTATTTAAGAGTGAAAAAGCGAAAGAAGAAAGTTGAAA CTGTGGATGAAATAATTAGTGTTGAATCATTGCAATTCAACTTTGCTACAATTAGAGTTGCTACAGAGAATTTTTCAGATGCAAATAAGCTTGGGCAAGGTGGATTTGGTGTTGTTTACAAG GGTATGCTCTCGGATGGACAAGAAATAGCCGTGAAAAGGTTGTCTAGTGTTTCCAGACAAGGTGATCAAGAATTTAAGAATGAGGTCTTGCTAATGGCTAAGATTCAACACCGTAATTTAATCAGGCTCTTGGGTTTCTGCTTGGAAGGAAATGAAAGGCTTCTCATCTATGAGCTCATGCCTAATGCAAGCCTAGATCAATTCCTTTTTG ATCCAATCAAACGTTTGCATCTAGATTGGGAGAGGCGTTACAAAATCATATTTGGCATTGCTCGAGGACTTCTTTATCTTCACGAAGATTCTCAATTTCGAATTATTCATCGTGATCTCAAAACTAGCAACATTCTATTAGATTCAAAGATGAATCCCAAAATTGCAGATTTCGGCATGGCAAGATTGTTTGTGCTAGATCAAACTGATGGAAATACAAGCAGAATCGTTGGAACTTA TGGATATATGGCTCCAGAATATGCAATGCATGGACACTTTTCAATAAAATCTGATGTCTTTAGCTTCGGTGTATTAGTTCTAGAGATGGTGTCTGGACAGAAAAATAGTTATTTCCTTATAGGGGAAAATTTCGAAAATCTTCTTAGTCAT GCATGGCGAAATTGGACGGAAGGCACAGCGTCAAATCTTATCGATCCCACATTGAGAGCTAGTTCAACATCTGAAATAATGCGATGTATCCACATAGGATTGCTATGCGTTCAAGAAAATGTAGTTGATAGACCAACCATGGCTTCCATCGTTCACATGCTTGATGGTCACCCTATCACTTTGTCAGTGCCCTCATGGCCTGCATTTTTTAGGCACACCATTGTTGAATCAAACATGTCATCAAACCAATCCTTCCAAGTGTCAACAAATGAGGCTTCAATCAGTGAGTTATGTCCTCGCTAG